In Gulosibacter molinativorax, a single window of DNA contains:
- a CDS encoding nucleotide-binding protein: MRILLAIDFDIEARLLEGILISGHEVVDRPAGSDALIEAVGRHRPDVVIAQGGPETLTPRSLAACDAAGSRIIVLMADELERRNTLALGVVDRLDAQVEWEQLEVLVRQQAIARGDAPQAPGSRGSEPHAAAGTGKDAGSTGQARGEPEQALSRRERKHREQAERAKRPAKPRTKPAAGGEAGGPTQHDSAHDVSSERGPGRNEPAEAEASGDARQKAQRSRGRRERANRAQPARRNGPGHVVTVWGPHGSPGRTTLAIGLAASLANRGLRVVLIDADPYGGAVAQLLGIADEAPGLAAACRLAGADALNEAELDRVSSEVSTPSAKFRVLAGIVNPDRWPELSRPRIRGVIEQTKLHADVVVIDAGFNLERDEEIVSDVSAPRRNAATHTALELSDSVIALAEGTPLGLQRYLRARLHLLECVGAKCHIEAVVNKVRGGATGMDAAGQVRQVLRRFGGIEQVTLLPNDPKACDRAIAGALSVVDASPRSQLARAIGALAERVAASDGNSASRSLVGLSGVEHHQPYSAL, encoded by the coding sequence ATGCGCATTCTCCTCGCCATTGATTTCGACATCGAGGCGCGCCTCCTCGAGGGCATTCTTATCTCCGGACACGAGGTCGTCGATCGGCCCGCCGGCTCGGACGCGCTGATCGAGGCAGTCGGCCGCCACCGTCCAGACGTGGTGATCGCGCAGGGCGGCCCGGAGACGCTCACCCCGCGGAGCCTCGCGGCCTGCGACGCCGCGGGCTCGCGCATCATCGTGCTCATGGCGGACGAGCTTGAGCGTCGCAACACTCTCGCCCTCGGCGTCGTTGATCGGCTGGATGCGCAGGTCGAGTGGGAGCAGCTCGAGGTGCTCGTGCGTCAGCAGGCGATTGCACGCGGCGACGCGCCACAGGCGCCCGGTAGCCGGGGCAGCGAACCGCACGCTGCGGCAGGTACCGGCAAGGATGCAGGCAGCACCGGGCAGGCGAGGGGCGAACCCGAACAGGCACTCTCTCGTCGCGAACGGAAGCACCGTGAGCAGGCGGAGCGCGCGAAGCGCCCGGCGAAGCCCCGCACGAAGCCCGCGGCGGGTGGCGAGGCCGGTGGACCGACGCAGCACGATTCCGCCCACGATGTTTCGAGCGAACGCGGACCCGGCCGAAACGAACCTGCCGAGGCCGAGGCCTCGGGCGACGCTCGGCAAAAAGCTCAGCGCAGTCGAGGCCGTCGAGAGCGCGCGAATCGCGCGCAGCCTGCGCGTAGGAACGGCCCAGGCCACGTCGTGACGGTGTGGGGCCCGCACGGGTCACCTGGCCGCACGACGCTCGCGATCGGTCTCGCCGCATCCCTCGCGAACCGCGGGTTGCGCGTCGTGCTGATCGACGCCGACCCCTATGGTGGCGCCGTCGCGCAGCTCCTCGGGATCGCCGATGAGGCGCCCGGGCTCGCGGCGGCGTGCCGACTCGCGGGTGCCGATGCGCTGAATGAAGCCGAGCTCGATCGCGTCTCCTCCGAGGTTTCTACGCCGTCCGCAAAATTCCGAGTGCTGGCAGGCATTGTGAATCCCGATCGCTGGCCTGAGCTCAGCCGACCGCGCATCCGTGGGGTCATCGAACAGACGAAGCTGCACGCGGACGTCGTCGTGATCGACGCGGGCTTCAACCTGGAACGCGACGAGGAGATCGTCAGTGACGTGAGCGCCCCTCGCCGCAATGCCGCGACCCACACCGCTCTCGAGCTGTCGGACTCGGTTATTGCGCTCGCCGAGGGAACGCCGCTCGGACTACAGCGGTATTTGCGCGCGCGGCTCCACCTGCTCGAGTGCGTGGGCGCGAAGTGTCACATCGAGGCGGTCGTGAATAAGGTGCGCGGCGGCGCCACCGGAATGGATGCGGCGGGGCAAGTCCGGCAGGTCCTGCGGCGATTCGGCGGTATTGAACAGGTCACACTCCTGCCGAACGACCCGAAGGCCTGTGACCGGGCGATTGCGGGTGCGCTGTCGGTCGTTGACGCATCCCCACGCTCGCAATTAGCGAGGGCGATCGGCGCGCTTGCCGAGCGCGTGGCCGCGAGCGATGGCAATTCTGCCAGCCGGAGTCTCGTAGGCTTATCGGGTGTCGAGCATCACCAACCTTATTCAGCGCTTTAG
- a CDS encoding SAF domain-containing protein, whose amino-acid sequence MMASLRQRIRLDPRLLIGCVLVVASVLGVIWVVSQAKQTVAVYVAAAPIAQGDAITEQSLSIVNVPISDSHELYLTPDRFDGSAVISTRPIGQGEYLPLSAIGAGDETSAPVVVTISGALPEDVGTGVAVELWAAAPGERPGTYNTPVALVQQAQVVRVLESQQLVNSGQVEVELRIPDTDLAEVLTALTNGSRLHVVPLYRPVGE is encoded by the coding sequence ATGATGGCCTCACTTCGTCAACGCATCCGCCTCGACCCGCGGTTGCTCATCGGCTGCGTCCTGGTGGTGGCCTCGGTGCTGGGCGTGATCTGGGTGGTCTCGCAGGCCAAGCAGACCGTCGCGGTGTATGTCGCGGCGGCGCCGATTGCGCAGGGCGATGCGATCACGGAGCAGTCGCTCTCGATCGTGAACGTGCCGATCTCCGACAGTCACGAGCTCTACCTCACACCCGATCGCTTTGACGGCTCGGCGGTGATTTCGACCCGACCAATCGGCCAGGGAGAATACCTTCCGCTCAGCGCGATTGGGGCTGGTGACGAGACCTCGGCGCCCGTAGTCGTCACGATCAGCGGTGCGCTGCCGGAGGACGTCGGTACCGGCGTCGCGGTCGAGCTCTGGGCCGCGGCTCCGGGGGAGCGGCCGGGGACGTACAACACGCCCGTTGCTCTCGTGCAGCAGGCGCAGGTCGTGCGCGTGCTCGAGTCCCAGCAGCTCGTCAATAGCGGGCAAGTTGAGGTGGAGCTGCGCATCCCCGATACCGATCTCGCCGAGGTGCTCACTGCGCTGACGAACGGGTCGCGCCTGCACGTCGTACCCCTCTACCGACCCGTCGGGGAGTGA
- a CDS encoding helix-turn-helix domain-containing protein: MADILNVELDVARELVESGELAAIRIGQVGQWRVEQRALEDYVQDQYERQRREARFAESEFDDIPELTIPREDWS, translated from the coding sequence GTGGCCGACATCCTTAATGTTGAGCTCGACGTCGCGCGTGAGCTCGTCGAATCTGGCGAGCTCGCGGCGATTCGCATCGGCCAAGTCGGCCAGTGGCGCGTCGAGCAGCGAGCGCTGGAAGATTACGTCCAGGACCAGTACGAGCGCCAGCGCCGCGAGGCCCGCTTCGCCGAATCGGAGTTCGACGACATCCCCGAACTCACCATTCCCCGCGAGGACTGGAGCTAG